The genomic region gCCCATACGATTTAATGTACTAAGAAAAAGTTGGGGGGACAAAGCctttgaaacaagagccctgagctctgctgtgacattaaagatagagagagtggcagttcctctttcttctttgtaaTAGAGCAAGTCATTGATTGTGGTTTTCTGCAGAGTTGTTCCTGTTCCATTTTTGATGCTTTGATCAGAAACTTTAGTCCACGTGATCCGCGATGGAAGGAAACCTTCAACAGTGCacttcagagtcagagtctcGCCCTCACTAACACATTTTGGGTTAATCTGACTTCCTTCACATCTACGATAGATAAACACACGTTTCACAGTCATATAATGTGGTTAAAAACAAAGTTTCCTGTTGTAAAATTCAGCCTCTCAGAAATGAAGTAGTTTCTACTCACAGCTCACACTCAGAGTCgccgtctcctctgtgctcacgTGTCCTTGGAAGAGGACCGTGCAGGTGATGTTGGTTccgtgatgttcagctgaagggGAGAAGGACAGAGTCGAGCTGCTTCTCTTAGCGAACTCAGCCACGTTCTCAGTTTTGAAGGCCGTGATGTTTCCTGTGAGGTCAGCGtggctctctcctcttcctcgccaccTCCAGGTGAATGTAGGTTCAGATCCAGAGCAGAGACCAGGAGCAGTGCAGGTCAGTTTGGTCAGCCGTCCTTCCGTCAGAGGTGGAATCATCACTGTGGGCCTCTGACTCAGACCTGATGGGAGACCAGTTCATGAATGGAGTCAGATCAGAACGTCAtcattcacttcattcacattttttttaatggggcAACGATAGGAATCTGCATCAGCTAAACAACGGCCAAAATTACTTTATATACCACtcatagactgtgaataaagatggacgacatgacagctccactaaagtgaagccaaattcccttgatcaccctctggtggttgccacctccatgttagtaaatgggacatggatcaaaaactcaaacttcaCCTCAAATGAACTTTTCACAAGAACTGTTTCCATCACTTCCAGGAGATCATATCaaactgatgtttgttaaattgCAAATTCTTCAGAAAGTTTGTTTCTAATACGTTTTTTGGTGTTAGCCTCTGTAACGGGATGAAACATCTTAATTGGTCTTACAATCGGTTGAGCCCATGTACTGACAGGACTTTGACACCACTCTACATCACAACATCTCTACTGTGCAAACTTTGACACCAAAAGTGCAACGTGGCATCACACGTATTTTGTACAACGGAAGGAAATGGAGAAgtgttgttcatgtttatttgcagcctATGGCCCCAAAACACCAAACATGTCATACAGCAGGATGGTTCATACCTTTAACAGAGACAGTTGCTCTTTGGAGGAAATTATATGAACCTCTCCTCGGTGAAGCTTCAACTCTGAGTTGATATGTTCCAGAGTCCGACTCCTTCAGGTCATTGACGatgatgctgcagtttttctggCTCACATCAGACTCCAGCAGTGACACTCGTCCTTTAAACTCCGACTGAACCTGATCGCTGGAGGTGCTACTGTTGAaaatcatgtctccatcaccacAGTTCCCTTCAGTCGATTTACATTTCAACCAAACTATATGTAAGACTTTGATATTCTCAGGAACAGTGAAGGAGCATGGTATCACGACACAGAGTCCGGCCTCCGCTGTTATTTCTCCTTCAACTAGAGTGATACAGTAATCTGTCAACGGACAACTTTTTCTCCCCCACACTGAAGAACCTgttaatgcaaacattaagagaaaaacagggagagagattattcaaacttttaaaatataccaaaaaagaagaaaggccacttaaaaaacaatagaacatgtgaatctgtcagttttacacagttttatatatatatatatatatatatatatatgaaatgagGTCAGCAAACAAGACACAGAGGAATTCCAATAATCAACGTATAATactttggaaaacaaatgtatagttGAAATCCTAATCCCAAATTAAACCTTGTCAGTAGCAAATCTTTTTAATGGCAAACTATTTCCACCTATTTTCTTCATAACTATAAAGTTGGCATATAAGTAAAATAATAAGGGAATACCTGTCTCAGCATCACTGActctcacagagaaaagcagagtcgcccagatgagaacaaacatctcttcttcttcttcttcctccaaagAACCTGACACAGAAAATACAGTAACGGAACCAGAGGACAGTCTACCATCGAAATCATCGTCTTAATAAAGGATGCTGCCTGTTCGGATTTTCCTCTTTTAggagaacaagcagcagctctgactcGATTTACATCTCACACCTTCACTTCACCAGCAAAGCCAGGAATGTGGCAAAGATGGTTACATAAACCTTTACATTTCAGAATATTATATATGTCAAGTATtagttaaatgttgtattttacctttctctctccctctctctctgtttctgctctgaagtgacttctgctcttgttgcttttctgtctcctccccAATTATCACACTCAACAGTTTAAGGAAGTCACTGctgagaaatatttttcctgtgcacatcgacAGGCTTTTACACACTGTGATGTGTAAGAGGCTGGAAaaccatatttgtctttgtgtattttaataggagctttctgcagaaaggatcaacaacgagagtcacagggatctcagtgaagatggagaacagtcaaatgcaaggatcttatatagaAGAACTAAGGCCGTTTGtctgagccagttcagactggttctgtaggccaagtttgagacaggaaatagtttttctcagttgttaacacacaaaaagcgaataTTCTGCATAATTTGCACAaacttcacttcatgtaccaatcgctcgacgcaatttggcactacttcacactcccttatctgcattagactctgactttccttctttacactctgatgtcaattacaaatcaccttgttgtcaaaacactacaaacaatgttcagttgttgcacacacttctcaagtaaaatctcaaagcatcaacctacaacacacaaatactcaaatctctaaacattcaggtctgttgagcaatttcacagcatttacacagctgaacaggagactgacattgtagatatggttcgtgagaacaactctatcacactcagacaaattaaaactaggatcctggctgaccatgctacatttagaaacgtccagaccgtcattggactgtattcttcataggaatgccatgctgatgaaacaagtgttcagggtcccattagaacggaacacagccatcaaggagttatggtgagagtttgtgcttgtaagtaccaacattcagcactgacacatgcaggtattgtacctgtaatccaatattgttccttttctagaGTGTCctactgtagcccactgtgttgacctctctgtgtccatgctgtaacttgcattctcatgctgtctgtgtcagtggatccaggagcatgacacagctcatgtgttgtaccagtacatctttattgatgaggtgggattcaacctggtgaagaggaggtgacggggcagaaacgtcattggccagcgggccattgttgaggtccctggccagcgtggtgggaacatcacaatgtgtgctgcaatgaatccccatgggatcttgcaccgtcacacccacctaggggcctataacgctgcccgtctcctcttcttcctggatggcctgcatgacctgctggtaccacctgaccagacagatgacccacagtggatcaatcacgttgtcatctgggacgtgagtgtcgaggcctgtcagcattgtgtgtgtgaggtttttagttttctgtgtgcagttttgagagagccgttattgttttgaaaaacgtgtgttaacgattgtgaaaaactgtaatttttgtgagggggggggggttgagtaggccggtttacagtactgtactgttctctgtgtgtaccgaaataaacctttttatgctgcgtatttgtgtgctgttttatgtttgactatgaaaaaagtaggcctaaacagagacattttacaaaaggagaaatggctcattcattcatatggtgtgttccattttgatgattgtgttttcaattttgcacttcagtgtgctgtaaatgcttggtagcgtgcaagcaaatgcttagttgtgtgttcccaatgaatggtatgtgtgtgtcatttgaaaatatggctgtgtgtaccaaatgaaagcacgagttccattttgtgaacaggtaagagatttgatggcaaagagtcatcttgcaaagggagtgtcagttttgagaaagccgttattgttttgaaaaacgtgtgttaacaattgtgaaaaactgtaagaagacatttagaaacattacacctcaGTCACATGCAGGCACGTGCATAGACATTTTGggcggcaggtgctcaaaccaaaaaaaaaggcacccattgccaaaattatttatgaagttaaaaataataataataaataaatagtagaacagtaaaactgcctttaaattctctgcctgtctgtctgtctgtctgtcagtatctctctccctgtctctagtGAGCGCTGCCGAGCATGTCGGGGCGAAatttgtgcacgtgcctgctcacatgcatgtgttctttttcaaGACGTAATTTAAGGTTTAAATGGTCCGTTGatagaaatgcatcacaaaataatgtgctttcttgacgcaatgcattttgtgtgtacatgcatgttcctgaaactctttcacactgtgacatgttcacaaatccaaaaataatgtcaataaacttaaagttcatcatttgttccaacatatttcattttattttgagcaacaggatatttacatttcatgtgtgtgggtttggattaagttcacaacactggaaagcacaaaaaaaaacattcagcagtgattctcagcgtttcttatctaactgcatttcatttatatatatagattatataaaaagttattaatacaataattttacattttaagttgcaaaataaggattttaaccgtttatccctcacatttagctttgttcactattttctccagaacctttaattaacagttttaaatattgatatattatatttaagctcagtaatgtaacttctgtgccttcttgctaacttgttttaaaatactccaaATGGCAACACggtttaacacatgaactcttcagactctctgtgatgacttattgtgaatataaacttcctcaggcccgaggtagctgtaaaaagcaggacgagaacatctcgggtcaaatcctgacgttagagtaaagactctcatcttggtgtgagctgctggagtctctgttggtcgtctgacgtcggggcgtcgctgtgaatctcacctgtggaaagttcagctccacttcaccttcactggtgtggtcgtcaagtagatttggagatgttggtgcacgtgcagctgcatcactaacgtcatcatagtcctgcaggctctctggttcattCTAGGATGAGAGCGGAGGTAGTTTATAGATTATTTGAGTGACACTCTCTGGATGTAAGTCACAATAAAGTTCATACAAGACTCACATCTGATTCTTTTAGGACTTacagacatttttcttgatttaattgttttgtttgttgcacaGAATAAATGGGTGAAGGGGAGGTTTCATCTCCTGATGAGTTTTGTTTCCTCTAACCACATGattatcaagcagcaactgaatctcttcattcaggctctaaaatggatgctgtacaggTTGTCTTTTATATAATGGTCCCAGTATACTGAGATAGAAGTGTACTGATagacagctactgacagggcaaacagtgagggcaggatacggaagaacaaggagggaaaagcaacagcttgaacagtaaaagacacatctgcctgtagagccagattaatactgatgatagaagatggaaggcagtagctctacatggtcaatttgaggGGTTGTAAATATCCTGACAGattattatatatcattttaaaatctaaagtgcacatgttgttttgtttcagatCCTTGGATCTTGTGTTCTTAAcataaaattaacaaaacattcTGGGACTTTAGAGGCTTTGTaatatcaccattaaaacatatttgattacatattattgaaattatgacaTCATTTAGAGTATTTACAAGAATTAGTAGTTTTAAAGCTGTAACAGGTCAGAAGTGATGAagcagaggcttaaatatcctgaatcttATAACTGTACTCTCCATCATCACTGTTTGCTATGATTTCCAATATACAAATAGTCAAttagaaatagatttttaagtttaaacaaatgtgtcattacCGAAAAACCAGAAGtggatttgatgtttgttgtccCTTGTTGAACAGATTTCCTCCAGTATCTGAAAACATATAGGGACATGATGTGGTAAAACAAGGcagaccatctctgaaatgtatttattgaatttgatcaaatgcacttcttattcattcaccttaaattTACAACAATTACACTGATAATCATCAGGAGAAGTAGAGCAACAATGAGGAACCTCAGGTTCTCCAGATAGTCTCCTGTggtcagaagagagagagcatcatataGACACTGAGTTGTGAACATGGAGAAttagtttaaactttattccttgtgcagatatttatttaagaCTGAACTAGAAATACTGTTCTGTAGTTGTTTACCTCCATCAACCAAGATTCACcgggccactgtgacctttgaccactgatatCTAATCACTTCACAGTTTTGAGTTCTCATTGAAAGTTGAGGAATTTCTCTAAAGGCGGTTTTGTAAAATTACTTTCAAGAGGACAAGATAcgtgttttgtgaggccactgtgaccttgacctttgacctttgactgccAAATCAAATCACTAACTCCTTGAgtctaattgtgtgtttgttccctcaAGGCATTACGTGGGTATTGCTTTTACAAGGCAAAAGTATGCTTTGTGAATTCACAGTTTTGTGAGGACACaatcttaacctttgacctccacattCTTATAATTTCCTTCCTGAATCACactgaacatttacatttaaggtttaaagaaattccctcaagaccTTCTAGAGATGTCACGTTCACAAACATAGGACGTATGGacagacaaccagaaaacatgatctgatataaacctCCCACATATCTCCTGAGCAATAAAATGCACAGTTTTAAGaccttgaaattcactcacgttcaaacagatggacgggatcagacaaagcatgatctacttcattttgtgcgatgcagtagtagactcctgactggtttgagtacactgtgtggttttgatgctctgacacaagttcatccttttcctctccctgactcttcctgtaccatgagtagtgttggactgggggaaagatgtgactgaagcagctcagcatcacggagctcctcccgtcaagctcctgcttctctgccgactccgtgatgtgtgtgtgttttggagaaactagccgggaaattcaggagaaaagacaacgtcattttctgaacatcatcaaagatcaaacatgaataacacaaaaaatctttaaagccagactgagaagaatgtgaaactTTAAATGGGAGGATAAAACAGACTGGCTTCAGATTCACCTGGTGAAACTATCAAGTTTTTTCTCAACAATCTCTCTTTGAAGCAAACTACAGCCACTGATTTAATGTtactgttccttttttttaacttattttttagCAGGTTTGCTAAACGTTATTTTGAATGATTTGTTCAAAAAGTCTATCTGAAATAGATTTTTGAAGTATAAACAACTTTAAATGtcgataaataataaacaaagcttttgtACTAAGACAAAGTTTGGGAACAGAGTTTTAGAAATAAGAACCCTGAAGCTCTGCAACACCCTGACTagcttaaaactaaaactaatacTTTTATCTTACTTGGATCTATAATTTGACATAgttctagtttttattatttttttgtaatttgggaATCACTTTGTTACGTTGTTTTGTgaagtgctatttaaatatatCAAGTTATGACAACAACCACTTTAGTCATATTGAAATAGACGTTTTcagttaaaagaaatgttggataagtttaatgaatgaattaatttaaacaataatgaaaagaaccctgtgttgtttttgacATTGTGGAATAATGTTCTCTTCTTTTTAGAACCTTCACATCTGAAAAATACATAAGAAAAGCTACTTTTTTATAGATAGATTGTCTAAAGGAAgatttggtttgatctgtttggttgaaaaaaaaggcCGCAGCTGAAAcaatcacatttcaccaccaactcctcCCACTCACTGTCCTTTtagccctcagtgttctgggcacggcagaagtGACAGTAAActtgtgggagagagagttgatgggtcgtgaattaagattattttcagCGATTTTGAAAGACTGATTATTTGTGTtgatcctcatcaaggtgagagttgactgtgggaaactttcaatAGTGCAGCTGACTCTGATGGtttgaccttctgtgacctcagacctcatagacagtataggttcagtgggcgggtctgtagagaggaagcagaatcttctttaaagaaggcccaatataattttattgttgttcttccCTCTATCTGTGTTATATAAgtttcttgtaaatgtaaaagttctgcagagcAAAAGATCCAACAATCtgtggtaaagggagctcctctcttGAAGCTCCTaaattcctcttcatcagtccagCTCATACGATTTAATGTACTAAGAAAAAGTTGGGGGGACCAAGAGCCCTGAGCTCTGCTGTGACATTAAAGATAGAGAGAGTGGcagttcctctttcttctttgtaaTAGAGCAAGTCATTGATTGTGGTTTTCCGCAGAGTTGTTCCTGTTCCATTTCTGCTCTGTCATATAATGTGGTTAAAGCACAAAGTTTCCATTTGTAAAATACAGCCCCTCAGAAATTAAGAAGTTCTACTCACAGCTCACACTCAGAGTCgccgtctcctctgtgctcacgTGTCCTTGGAAGAGGACCGTGCAGGTGATGCTGGTTccgtgatgttcagctgaagggGAGAAGGACAGAGTCGAGCTGCGTCTCTTAGCGAACTCAGTTACGTTCTCGGTTTCGATGGCCGTGATGTTTCCTCTGAGGTCAGCgtggctctctcctcctcctcgccacctCCAGGTGAATGTAGGTTCAGATCCAGAGCAGAGACCAGGAGCAGTGCAGGTCAGTCTGGTCGGCCGTCCTTCCGTCAGAGGGGGAATCATCACTGTGGGCCTCTGACTCAGACCTGATGGGAGACCAGTTCATGAATGGAATCAGATCAGAACGTCAtcattcacttcattcacatttttttaaatggggcAACGATAGGAATCTGCATCAGCTAAACAACGGCCAAAATTACTTTATGTCCCATccatagactgtgaataaagatggacgacatgacagctccaatAAAGTGAAACCAAATTCCCTTGATCACCCTCTGGTGGTTGCCAGCTCCATGTTAgtaaatgggacatggatcaaaaactcaaacttcaCCTCAAATGAACTTTTCACAAGAACTGTTTCCGTCACTTCCAGGAGatcatatcacactgatgtttgttaaattgCAAATTCTTCAGAAAGTTTGTTTCTAATACGTTTTTTGGTGTTAGCCTCTGTAACGGGATGAAACATCTTAATTGGTCTTACAATCGGTTGAGCCCATGTACTGACTGGACTTTGACACAACTCTACATCACAACATCTCTACTGTGCAAACTTTGACACCAAAAGTGCAACGTGGCATTACACGTATTTTGTACAACGGAAGGAAATGGGGAAgtgttgttcatgtttatttgcagcctATGGCCCCAAAACACCAAACATGTCATACAGCAGGATGGTTCATACCTTTAACAGAGACAGTTGCTCTTTGGAAGAATTTATATGAACCTCTCCTCGGTGAAGCTTTAACTCTGAGTTGATATGTTCCAGAGTCCGACTCCTTCAGGTCATTGACGatgatgctgcagtttttctggCTCACATCAGACTCCAGCAGTGACACTCTTCCTTTAAACTCCGACTGAACCTGATCGCTGGAGGTGCTACTGTTGAAAATCTTGTCTCCATCACCACAGTTCCCTTCAGTCGATtcacatttaaaccaaactatATGTAAGACTTTGATATCCTTAGGAACAGTGAAGGAGCATGGTATCACGACACAGAGTCCGGCCTCAGCTGTTATTTCTCCTTCAACTAGAGTGATACAGTAATCTGtcaatggacaactttgtttccccCGCACTGAAGAACCTgttaatgcaaacattaagagaaaaacagggagagagattatttaaacttttaaaatataccaaaaaaaagaagaaaggctacttaaaaaaaaatagaacacagttttatatatatatatatgaaatgagGTCAGCAAACACGACACAGTGTAAggagtgcagacaggtgtgtggatccaatcgcacgactcggagacacaagaaggtacacgtcacggcagtccaaacacgggtacaataattccacaggagacaggcagcggcagagttcgtaatcgttccagtccaaggtcggtacacgggaggGCAGTCGAACACAGGGCagggtatccggcagggaaaacgcagagacgtaaaccgttaagcaggcagggatcggtaacaggaaggctatcaggaggaattgctggaacgctaggaacattgagaaacaaagacgaactggcaacgccacacaggaacacacagactaaatacaccgggtgatgaggaccaggtgcaaacaatcagggaggagctgacaatcacccaggtggaacacacacacgagggagggagtgaggagtctgaaacgagaggagaggtgagtaaacaataacaacaacagataACAAGAATAGGTTATAAATctccagccaacttaacttaataaactggGCTGGCCATAACAGTACCCCCCCTCCTAGGGACGGCACTGGATGTCCCAGGCTCGTCAGGATGTAGACGGTGGAAGTCTAGAATGAGGTCCGGGTCAACAATGTTCTTTGTAGACACGCATTTCCTCTCTTCAGGGCCGTACCCCTTCCAGTCTACCAAGTATTGGCGACCGCGACCGCGGCGGCGAACAGCCAAGAGGCGTTTGACTGTGTACACCGGCCCTCCATCGATGATcctgggaagaggaggaggcttgGTGGGAGGAACCAACGGGCTCTCCAATGCAGGCTTGATCCGGGACACGTGAAAAGTGGGATGCACCCTCATAGAACTGGGCAGCTGGAGTCGCACTGCAGCGGGGTTGATAATCCTGGAGATGGGGAACGGACCAATAAACCGGGGAGCCAACTTGCGGGACTCCACACGTAGGGGAATGTCACGAGTAGACAGCCAGACTCTATTGCCTGGTTGGTACGTGGGTGCACGGGTCCGTCGTCGGTCCGCCGCCCCCTTTGTACGGACGGAGCTTCTTAGAAGGACCTCCCGGACCCCACTCCAGATCCTACGGCACCGATGGACGAACCTCTGGGCAGAGGGAACATTGACCTCCTCCTCTAAGTCGGGGAACAGTGGAGGTTGTTAGCCATAGGCACACTGAAATGGAGAAAGGCCGGTAGATGCACTGggtaatgtgttgtgtgcatactCCACCCAGATGATATGATTGCTCCAGGTGGCCGGGTTTTGAGAGACCAGGCATCGTAGTCCGGTCTCCAACTCCTGGTTCATCCGCTCCGCTTGACCGTTTGACTGGGGATGGTATCCGGAGGAGAGACTGACTGTGGCACCGAGGAGGGAACAGAACGCCCTCCAGAACTGAGAAACAAACTGTGGACCCCGGTCTGACACCACATCCTTCGGAAATCCATGAATGCgaaaaacatgcaacagaaCAGCCTCTGCAGTCTCTTTGGCTGAAGGCAGCTTGGGCAAGGGAATAAAatgaaccatctttgagaatctATCAACAACTGTTAAAATAGTGGTGTTACCTTTCGAAGGAGGCAACCCGGTAACAAAGTCCAGAGAGATGTCAGACCAGGGGCGATGGGGcacaggaagtggctgcagGAGACCAGAGGGTGGCCGTCGCGAACTCTTGTTCCGAGCACAAACAGGACAGGCCATCACATATTCCCTGACCTCTCTCTCCATGGATGGCCACCAGAATTGTTGTTTGACCACAAAGAGAGTCCGCCGTATCCCAGGGTGACAAGAAACCAGAGAGGTATGGGCCCAATGGATGACCTGGGAACGAAGTAGAATCGACACAAACAACCGGTTCAGGGGACATCCGTCCGGCACCTGACCATTAACATTTGCCTGTCTGACCCTCTGTTCAATATCCCAGGTAACGGCCCCTATCACACAGGATGGAGGCAAGATAGTAGAGGGAGATCTCGGGGCAGAACCAGGGTCAAACAAACGAGACAGTGCATCTGCTTTCGTATTCTTTGAACCAGGACGATAGGACAGTGAAAAATTAAAGCGATTAAAAAATAAGGCCCACCTGGCCTGTCTGGAATTTAGTCGTTTGGCGGATCGGATGTACTCGAGATTCTTATGATCAGTCAAAACCAGGAACGGCTGTTCTGCCCCCTCCAACCAATGACGCCATTCTTCCAGAGCCACTTTAATAGCTAGTAACTCCCTATTCCCAACATCATAATTTCGCTCAGCGGGCGAAAGTTTCCGAGACAGAAAAGCGCAGGGATGGAGCTTCTTGTCCACTTCTGACCTTTGCGAGAGTATGGCCC from Pleuronectes platessa chromosome 10, fPlePla1.1, whole genome shotgun sequence harbors:
- the LOC128449198 gene encoding sialic acid-binding Ig-like lectin 12, with the protein product MFVLIWATLLFSVRVSDAETGSSVWGRKSCPLTDYCITLVEGEITAEAGLCVVIPCSFTVPENIKVLHIVWLKCKSTEGNCGDGDMIFNSSTSSDQVQSEFKGRVSLLESDVSQKNCSIIVNDLKESDSGTYQLRVEASPRRGSYNFLQRATVSVKGLSQRPTVMIPPLTEGRLTKLTCTAPGLCSGSEPTFTWRWRGRGESHADLTGNITAFKTENVAEFAKRSSSTLSFSPSAEHHGTNITCTVLFQGHVSTEETATLSVSCE